The Scyliorhinus canicula chromosome 11, sScyCan1.1, whole genome shotgun sequence genome contains a region encoding:
- the sem1 gene encoding 26S proteasome complex subunit SEM1: MSEKKAPADLGLLEEDDEFEEFPAEGWTGLDEDEDAHVWEDNWDNENVEDDFSNQLRAELEKFGYKMETS, translated from the coding sequence ATGTCGGAGAAGAAGGCACCTGCAGACCTGGGCTTGTTGGAAGAGGACGATGAGTTCGAGGAGTTTCCGGCAGAAGGCTGGACTGGGTTAGATGAAGATGAAGACGCCCATGTCTGGGAAGACAACTGGGACAATGAAAATGTAGAGGACGATTTCTCTAACCAGTTGAGAGCTGAATTAGAAAAATTTGGATACAAGATGGAAACTTCCTAG